From the genome of Candidatus Nitrosocosmicus oleophilus, one region includes:
- a CDS encoding DUF2299 family protein, protein MREWLIAEKWKLSEFSDANFQLAYKIILSSGKEIYLGLEKSVDRITIQNTLPLPPDIKIIYELSPNKSKFLNELKVHLMQMEVSTEIYPSFEKLESINLANFIYFDGFSRNKLIHEIHKLADATDLVFIMWKKFTESHLPSDGQKS, encoded by the coding sequence ATTCGTGAATGGTTAATAGCAGAAAAATGGAAACTTTCTGAATTTAGCGATGCCAATTTTCAATTGGCTTATAAAATAATTCTCTCCAGCGGGAAGGAAATTTATTTAGGGTTAGAAAAATCAGTAGACCGGATAACTATTCAAAATACTCTCCCACTACCTCCAGACATTAAAATCATCTATGAATTATCTCCCAATAAATCCAAATTCTTGAATGAGTTAAAAGTCCATCTAATGCAAATGGAAGTTTCGACGGAAATATATCCTAGTTTTGAGAAATTAGAATCCATTAATCTAGCTAATTTCATTTACTTCGATGGATTCTCAAGAAATAAACTTATCCATGAAATCCATAAATTGGCAGATGCAACAGACTTGGTATTTATCATGTGGAAAAAATTTACTGAAAGCCATCTTCCTTCTGATGGGCAGAAATCTTAG
- a CDS encoding tautomerase family protein, with the protein MPIVSVQMYSGKSQREKDRLAEAITADVVKILNVSKEEVIVLFTEATHGNWYSAGVRL; encoded by the coding sequence ATGCCTATAGTTAGTGTACAAATGTATAGTGGGAAAAGTCAAAGAGAAAAAGACAGATTGGCAGAAGCAATTACGGCGGATGTAGTTAAAATATTAAACGTAAGTAAAGAAGAAGTTATAGTATTGTTTACAGAAGCAACTCATGGAAATTGGTATTCTGCTGGTGTACGTCTCTAA
- a CDS encoding 4Fe-4S dicluster domain-containing protein, translating to MPIDPEFPKNHKAVGKHSTSDGDYTHLVWGPGRADAESSTNKDVQDAYKSRGEEYVPLGVHGTFVAVDWDSCISDGACIEACPVQVYQWYRSEQDVPAIEMVNAISEGTGDDNNREGRRDYTDKPDPIREKACIWCMACVTVCPTQSIKVDEGNLSVHEEILKSFD from the coding sequence ATGCCAATAGATCCAGAATTTCCAAAAAATCACAAAGCAGTAGGAAAACATTCAACTTCAGATGGAGATTATACTCATCTGGTTTGGGGTCCAGGAAGGGCAGATGCAGAATCCTCTACCAACAAGGATGTTCAAGATGCATACAAATCAAGAGGAGAAGAATATGTCCCCTTGGGGGTACATGGAACTTTTGTAGCGGTAGACTGGGATTCTTGTATTTCTGACGGAGCATGTATAGAGGCTTGTCCTGTTCAAGTATATCAGTGGTATAGATCAGAACAGGATGTTCCCGCAATAGAAATGGTGAATGCAATAAGTGAAGGGACCGGAGATGATAATAATAGAGAAGGCAGAAGAGATTATACTGACAAACCAGATCCCATCAGGGAAAAAGCGTGTATTTGGTGTATGGCATGTGTAACAGTGTGTCCTACTCAATCAATTAAGGTCGACGAGGGTAATTTATCAGTTCATGAAGAAATATTAAAATCATTTGATTAA
- a CDS encoding MarC family protein, producing MIAEIVSVTLIDLFSLLNIFGDDLLRSTIALFVVINPIGTIPLFASITQKMQKKERNTVLKTTVITAGALLMIFAAVGTQILSIFGITISSFMIAGGILLFVVSIELLTHGGWSFGGTVSDESGVVPLAFPLLAGPGAITAVILSYQTAGLVVTMLSIVIVIGITYLVFYLTGTIYKILGRRGSLIVTRIFAVLVAAIAVQYIVDGLKTI from the coding sequence ATGATTGCAGAAATAGTTTCTGTTACGTTGATTGATTTATTTTCCCTTTTAAATATTTTCGGAGACGATCTATTAAGATCCACTATTGCTCTATTTGTTGTAATCAATCCAATCGGTACTATCCCCTTATTTGCAAGCATTACTCAAAAAATGCAAAAAAAAGAACGGAATACGGTACTAAAAACAACCGTTATTACTGCAGGTGCTTTATTGATGATCTTTGCAGCTGTAGGAACACAAATTCTGTCAATCTTTGGGATTACTATTTCTAGCTTTATGATTGCAGGCGGAATATTGCTATTTGTAGTCTCAATAGAATTGTTAACACATGGTGGTTGGAGTTTTGGTGGAACTGTTTCTGATGAATCGGGAGTAGTTCCATTGGCATTTCCTTTGTTGGCAGGGCCCGGCGCCATTACTGCTGTAATACTTTCCTATCAGACTGCGGGATTGGTCGTAACGATGCTATCAATCGTGATTGTGATAGGAATCACCTATCTTGTATTTTATTTAACTGGGACAATCTACAAAATACTGGGTAGGAGGGGTTCTCTAATCGTTACTAGGATATTTGCAGTTCTAGTTGCAGCAATCGCTGTCCAATATATAGTAGACGGTTTAAAAACAATTTAA
- a CDS encoding peptidoglycan-binding domain-containing protein, protein MKSLLPLTLLIVSTVGVLSHFDTDLFAQIPVITTCDPNAQTLKKGNTGEIVVTLQNLLVEKGYIDRGYVDGDFGPGTDTAVKQFQTDNSLTADGIVGPTTWQVLCSTAVPLSDETPEMIRCLDGSEGTSCPTETSPHHQPSVNRQITVPLDTADSIYSANKTVFLGSKNISLTPYLVTEEHSSDHGILKGVGNVTNNQTYISTHLSDELIQSTGNGTIKTRDGESIAWITSAIGRPADDGNWVFHEIILFNNTQSQSLALLNNSIGLVKSTVGNEPDYIWLLE, encoded by the coding sequence ATGAAGTCGTTATTACCTTTAACTTTGTTGATAGTCTCCACTGTAGGCGTTTTATCCCATTTTGACACCGATTTATTTGCACAGATTCCTGTCATTACAACCTGTGATCCTAATGCTCAAACACTTAAGAAAGGTAACACAGGTGAGATTGTTGTTACACTACAAAATCTATTAGTAGAAAAAGGGTATATAGATAGAGGTTATGTAGATGGAGATTTTGGACCCGGTACAGATACAGCAGTTAAACAATTTCAAACAGATAATAGTTTGACTGCGGATGGAATCGTTGGTCCTACTACATGGCAAGTATTATGTTCAACCGCAGTACCACTTTCTGATGAAACACCAGAAATGATTAGATGTCTTGATGGTAGTGAAGGTACTTCATGTCCGACAGAAACTTCTCCGCATCATCAGCCAAGTGTTAATAGACAGATTACCGTACCTTTGGATACAGCCGATTCAATTTATAGCGCTAATAAAACTGTGTTTTTGGGTTCAAAAAATATATCATTAACTCCTTATCTAGTGACAGAGGAACATTCCTCTGACCACGGAATCCTAAAAGGTGTAGGGAATGTTACTAATAATCAGACTTATATAAGCACTCACCTATCAGATGAATTAATCCAGAGTACAGGTAATGGAACAATCAAGACTCGGGATGGAGAAAGTATTGCTTGGATTACTTCTGCTATAGGCAGACCGGCTGATGATGGTAATTGGGTTTTCCATGAAATAATATTATTCAACAATACGCAAAGCCAATCATTGGCTCTTCTAAATAATAGCATCGGTTTAGTCAAGTCTACTGTTGGCAATGAACCAGATTACATCTGGCTTCTAGAGTAG